In Thunnus thynnus chromosome 4, fThuThy2.1, whole genome shotgun sequence, a genomic segment contains:
- the manbal gene encoding protein MANBAL gives MSAELDLSPPEVPEPTFLESLLRYGLFLGAIFQLICILAVIFPTSKGHEQEETESSDGKAAEQMKKPKGPAPQIRQKPKKESKKKR, from the exons ATGTCTGCAGAACTGGACCTGTCTCCTCCAGAGGTCCCAGAGCCCACATTTCTAGAGAGCTTACTGCGCTATGGGCTGTTTCTGGGCGCCATCTTCCAGCTCATCTGCATCCTTGCAGTTATCTTCCCGACATCCAAAGGGCACGAACAG GAGGAGACTGAGTCTTCTGATGGCAAAGCTGCTGAACAGATGAAGAAACCTAAAGGACCAGCACCTCAGATTCGACAGAAACcgaagaaagaaagcaaaaagaagcgatag
- the LOC137181210 gene encoding proto-oncogene tyrosine-protein kinase Src-like isoform X2, with product MGAGKSKPKEPGQRSMSLDGTIGTGSDSGHFHHLGPAQQTQTPNRSPAVGTGRRGHQGQHQHAPTNTPELALFGGVDHTGTVTSPQRGPLSGGVTTFVALYDYESRTASDLTFRKGDRLQIVNNTEGDWWLARSLTTGESGYIPSNYVAPSDSIQAEEWYFGKITRRDSERILLNLQNRRGTFLVRESETTKGAYCLSVLDYDNTKGLNVKHYKIRKLDSGGFYITSRTQFTSLQQLVFHYRKHSDGLCHALTDVCPVAKPQTQGLARDAWEIPRESLRLDLKLGQGCFGEVWMGTWNGTTRVAIKTLKPGTMSPEAFLQEAQVMKKLRHEKLVQLYAVVSEEPIYIVTEYMSQGSLLDFLKGDAGKMLRLPQLVDMAAQIAAGMAYVERMNYVHRDLRAANILVGDNLVCKVADFGLARLIEDNEYTARQGAKFPIKWTAPEAALYGRFTIKSDVWSFGVLLTELATKGRVPYPGMVNREVLDQVERGYRMPCPAECPSSLHELMLSCWRKDPEERPTFEYLQGFLEDYFTSTEPQYQPGENL from the exons ATGGGGGCGGGCAAGAGCAAGCCCAAGGAGCCGGGCCAGCGCTCCATGAGCCTGGACGGTACCATTGGCACAGGCTCAGACAGCGGGCACTTCCACCACCTGGGCCCCGCCCAACAGACCCAAACCCCTAACAGGAGTCCTGCCGTTGGGACAGGCAGGCGCGGGCATCAAGGGCAGCACCAGCATGCCCCAACGAACACTCCCGAGCTGGCTCTCTTTGGAGGTGTGGACCACACAGGCACTGTCACCTCACCTCAGAGAGGACCTCTGTCAG GAGGTGTCACTACATTTGTGGCGTTGTATGACTATGAGTCACGGACAGCGTCTGATCTGACCTTTAGGAAAGGCGACAGGCTGCAGATTGTCAACAACAC agAAGGGGACTGGTGGCTCGCTCGCTCCCTGACGACAGGAGAGAGTGGTTACATCCCCAGCAACTATGTGGCTCCATCCGACTCCATCCAAGCAGAAGA GTGGTATTTTGGGAAGATCACTCGGCGTGACTCAGAGAGGATCCTTTTGAACTTACAGAACAGACGAGGAACCTTCTTGGTGAGGGAGAGCGAGACCACTAAAG GGGCATATTGCCTGTCAGTGCTGGATTATGATAACACCAAAGGCCTGAATGTTAAACATTACAAGATCAGGAAGCTGGATAGCGGAGGTTTCTACATCACCTCCCGCACCCAGTTCACCAGCCTACAGCAGCTAGTCTTCCACTACCGCA AGCACTCTGATGGGCTGTGCCACGCTCTAACAGATGTGTGTCCCGTGGCCAAACCTCAGACCCAGGGACTGGCCAGGGATGCCTGGGAGATCCCTCGAGAGTCCCTCCGCCTCGACCTTAAACTGGGACAGGGCTGCTTTGGAGAGGTCTGGATGG GTACATGGAACGGTACAACACGGGTAGCCATCAAGACCCTGAAGCCTGGCACCATGTCTCCAGAGGCCTTTCTTCAGGAAGCGCAGGTCATGAAGAAGCTCAGGCATGAGAAGCTGGTCCAGCTGTACGCTGTGGTGTCCGAGGAACCTATCTACATTGTGACAGAGTATATGAGTCAAG GTAGCTTACTGGACTTCCTTAAAGGGGACGCAGGAAAGATGCTTCGTCTGCCTCAGCTGGTAGACATGGCTGCTCAG ATTGCAGCAGGAATGGCCTACGTGGAGAGGATGAACTACGTCCACAGAGACCTGCGTGCTGCCAACATCCTGGTGGGAGACAACCTGGTGTGTAAGGTGGCTGACTTCGGCCTGGCAAGACTCATTGAAGACAATGAGTACACTGCGAGACAGG GAGCCAAGTTCCCAATCAAATGGACAGCACCAGAGGCAGCTCTGTACGGTCGTTTCACCATTAAGTCCGATGTCTGGTCCTTTGGTGTGCTGCTTACAGAGTTGGCAACTAAAGGCAGAGTCCCCTATCCAG gcaTGGTAAACCGTGAGGTCCTTGATCAGGTGGAGCGTGGCTACAGGATGCCGTGCCCAGCAGAGTGCCCCAGCTCCTTGCACGAGCTCATGCTCTCCTGCTGGAGGAAGGATCCAGAAGAGAGGCCTACATTTGAGTACCTGCAGGGCTTCCTAGAGGACTACTTCACCTCCACAGAACCCCAGTATCAGCCTGGGGAGAACCTATAG
- the LOC137181210 gene encoding proto-oncogene tyrosine-protein kinase Src-like isoform X1, whose protein sequence is MGAGKSKPKEPGQRSMSLDGTIGTGSDSGHFHHLGPAQQTQTPNRSPAVGTGRRGHQGQHQHAPTNTPELALFGGVDHTGTVTSPQRGPLSGGVTTFVALYDYESRTASDLTFRKGDRLQIVNNTKKYSFREGDWWLARSLTTGESGYIPSNYVAPSDSIQAEEWYFGKITRRDSERILLNLQNRRGTFLVRESETTKGAYCLSVLDYDNTKGLNVKHYKIRKLDSGGFYITSRTQFTSLQQLVFHYRKHSDGLCHALTDVCPVAKPQTQGLARDAWEIPRESLRLDLKLGQGCFGEVWMGTWNGTTRVAIKTLKPGTMSPEAFLQEAQVMKKLRHEKLVQLYAVVSEEPIYIVTEYMSQGSLLDFLKGDAGKMLRLPQLVDMAAQIAAGMAYVERMNYVHRDLRAANILVGDNLVCKVADFGLARLIEDNEYTARQGAKFPIKWTAPEAALYGRFTIKSDVWSFGVLLTELATKGRVPYPGMVNREVLDQVERGYRMPCPAECPSSLHELMLSCWRKDPEERPTFEYLQGFLEDYFTSTEPQYQPGENL, encoded by the exons ATGGGGGCGGGCAAGAGCAAGCCCAAGGAGCCGGGCCAGCGCTCCATGAGCCTGGACGGTACCATTGGCACAGGCTCAGACAGCGGGCACTTCCACCACCTGGGCCCCGCCCAACAGACCCAAACCCCTAACAGGAGTCCTGCCGTTGGGACAGGCAGGCGCGGGCATCAAGGGCAGCACCAGCATGCCCCAACGAACACTCCCGAGCTGGCTCTCTTTGGAGGTGTGGACCACACAGGCACTGTCACCTCACCTCAGAGAGGACCTCTGTCAG GAGGTGTCACTACATTTGTGGCGTTGTATGACTATGAGTCACGGACAGCGTCTGATCTGACCTTTAGGAAAGGCGACAGGCTGCAGATTGTCAACAACAC GAAAAAGTACAGCTTCAG agAAGGGGACTGGTGGCTCGCTCGCTCCCTGACGACAGGAGAGAGTGGTTACATCCCCAGCAACTATGTGGCTCCATCCGACTCCATCCAAGCAGAAGA GTGGTATTTTGGGAAGATCACTCGGCGTGACTCAGAGAGGATCCTTTTGAACTTACAGAACAGACGAGGAACCTTCTTGGTGAGGGAGAGCGAGACCACTAAAG GGGCATATTGCCTGTCAGTGCTGGATTATGATAACACCAAAGGCCTGAATGTTAAACATTACAAGATCAGGAAGCTGGATAGCGGAGGTTTCTACATCACCTCCCGCACCCAGTTCACCAGCCTACAGCAGCTAGTCTTCCACTACCGCA AGCACTCTGATGGGCTGTGCCACGCTCTAACAGATGTGTGTCCCGTGGCCAAACCTCAGACCCAGGGACTGGCCAGGGATGCCTGGGAGATCCCTCGAGAGTCCCTCCGCCTCGACCTTAAACTGGGACAGGGCTGCTTTGGAGAGGTCTGGATGG GTACATGGAACGGTACAACACGGGTAGCCATCAAGACCCTGAAGCCTGGCACCATGTCTCCAGAGGCCTTTCTTCAGGAAGCGCAGGTCATGAAGAAGCTCAGGCATGAGAAGCTGGTCCAGCTGTACGCTGTGGTGTCCGAGGAACCTATCTACATTGTGACAGAGTATATGAGTCAAG GTAGCTTACTGGACTTCCTTAAAGGGGACGCAGGAAAGATGCTTCGTCTGCCTCAGCTGGTAGACATGGCTGCTCAG ATTGCAGCAGGAATGGCCTACGTGGAGAGGATGAACTACGTCCACAGAGACCTGCGTGCTGCCAACATCCTGGTGGGAGACAACCTGGTGTGTAAGGTGGCTGACTTCGGCCTGGCAAGACTCATTGAAGACAATGAGTACACTGCGAGACAGG GAGCCAAGTTCCCAATCAAATGGACAGCACCAGAGGCAGCTCTGTACGGTCGTTTCACCATTAAGTCCGATGTCTGGTCCTTTGGTGTGCTGCTTACAGAGTTGGCAACTAAAGGCAGAGTCCCCTATCCAG gcaTGGTAAACCGTGAGGTCCTTGATCAGGTGGAGCGTGGCTACAGGATGCCGTGCCCAGCAGAGTGCCCCAGCTCCTTGCACGAGCTCATGCTCTCCTGCTGGAGGAAGGATCCAGAAGAGAGGCCTACATTTGAGTACCTGCAGGGCTTCCTAGAGGACTACTTCACCTCCACAGAACCCCAGTATCAGCCTGGGGAGAACCTATAG